The following coding sequences are from one Scylla paramamosain isolate STU-SP2022 chromosome 21, ASM3559412v1, whole genome shotgun sequence window:
- the LOC135111036 gene encoding maternal embryonic leucine zipper kinase-like encodes MPQQVSPYSVLDGQYDLHETIGSGGFAKVKLATHLLTGDKVAIKIMDKRQLGEDLPRIYLEIEAMKQLSHQHICKLYQVVETDTKIFMVLEYCPGGELFDYIVERDRLEEEEARVFFRQIASAVAYVHNMGYAHRDLKPENLLLDDEQHLKLIDFGLCANPMGGLDQHLATCCGSPAYAAPELVSGKQYLGSEADIWSMGVLLYALLCGFLPFDDENLGALYRKIQAGVYENPEWLTAGSKDLLAAMLQVDPKRRITISQLLMHPWLTGGSSSANVDPSSKYKTHGVDEDVITEVAVHQGKSRVAVRQAVLRWSYDYLTATYFLLLAQKMKGNPLRLLPKATPTDEKSIHRVPARCLIDQLNQEKHDTSINARKGSDNLRNSPRGLHTSLEGGLNDVDLLSICKVTPVEQIVEKVVGKRSPYQETDDDLGLTPLKSPRKRRPPSTSDEEKENFIQPRVPSSANKSRVKITPTTPFPDKLSPSRSMDSGLNEYATPSKSRYLAPPEDWGWSSNRTPLSSRKVFGSIEKHLDKMKNMLTPRKKLQPDSGPSIVESKNLYNVSTTGSRNPDQVLHDLRRALLNKGILCNQKGYALRGKVRDDVGGAKLNFELEVCRVPHLDVVGIRRKRLKGDAWIYKRVCEEVLRLAQNSSAATPNTSHGIPKSTIGTPVVT; translated from the exons ATGCCACAACAGGTGTCCCCATATTCTGTGCTGGATGGCCAGTATGACCTCCATGAGACCATCGGTTCAGGGGGCTTTGCCAAAGTTAAATTGGCAACACACCTGTTGACAGGAGATAAAGTTGCTATCAAAATAATGGACAAGAGGCAGTTAGGG GAGGATTTGCCACGCATCTATCTGGAAATTGAAGCAATGAAACAGCTGTCTCATCAACATATATGCAAACTGTACCAAGTGGTGGAAACAGACACCAAGATCTTCATGGTGCTTGAGTATTGTCCTGGTGGAGAGCTCTTTGACTACATAG ttGAGAGAGATCgattagaggaagaagaagctcGGGTGTTCTTTCGGCAAATTGCGTCAGCTGTAGCATATGTTCACAACATGGGATATGCCCACAGGGATCTGAAACCA GAGAACCTTTTGCTTGATGATGAGCAGCACCTAAAGTTGATAGACTTTGGATTGTGTGCTAACCCCATGGGTGGTTTGGATCAACATCTTGCCACCTGCTGTGGCTCTCCAGCCTATGCAGCACCAGAGCTGGTATCTGGCAAGCAGTACTTGG GCTCTGAGGCAGATATCTGGAGCATGGGAGTGCTACTATATGCTCTGTTGTGTGGCTTCCTTCCATTTGATGATGAAAATCTGGGAGCCCTTTATAGAAAGATTCAG GCTGGTGTCTATGAAAACCCTGAGTGGCTGACTGCAGGAAGCAAAGACCTGCTGGCTGCCATGCTTCAAGTGGATCCCAAGAGGAGGATTACAATTTCTCAGCTCCTGATGCATCCCTGGTTGACTGGTGGATCTTCCTCTGCAAATGTTGATCCCTCCTCCAAATACAAG ACCCATGGTGTGGACGAAGACGTCATAACTGAAGTGGCAGTACATCAGGGCAAGTCCCGTGTAGCTGTGCGGCAAGCAGTCTTACGCTGGTCCTATGACTACCTTACTGCCACCTACTTCCTACTGCTTGCacagaaaatgaagggaaatccGTTACGGCTTCTTCCCAAAGCAACTCCAACTGACGAGAAATCT ATACATCGAGTTCCAGCCAGGTGTCTCATAGATCAACTGAACCAAGAAAAACATGATACTTCTATCAATGCAAGAAAAGGATCTGATAATCTTCGAAATTCTCCTCGAGGGTTGCATACATCCCTTGAAGGGGGATTGAATGATGTTGATCTACTATCCATTTGCAAAGTTACTCCTGTTGAACAAATAGTGGAGAAAGTTGTAG GGAAGCGGTCGCCATATCAGGAAACAGATGATGACCTAGGCCTCACACCCCTTAAGTCTCCCAGAAAACGCAGACCTCCCTCCACCagtgatgaggagaaggaaaactttATCCAACCACGTGTTCCATCCTCAGCAAATAAGTCTCGGGTCAAGATTACTCCAACTACTCCCT tccCTGACAAACTTTCACCCTCCAGGTCAATGGATAGTGGCCTCAATGAATATGCAACTCCCTCTAAATCAAG ATATTTAGCACCGCCAGAAGACTGGGGCTGGTCCTCAAATCGTACTCCTCTGTCATCAAGGAAGGTCTTTGGCAGTATTGAAAAGCACCTagataagatgaaaaatatgCTTACCCCACGGAAAAAGTTGCAGCCTGACAGTGGGCCTTCAATTGTGGAGAGCAAA AATCTGTACAATGTCAGCACCACAGGGAGCAGAAACCCAGACCAAGTTCTTCACGATTTGAGGCGCGCATTACTTAACAAGGGCATCCTCTGCAATCAGAAAGG GTATGCATTGCGAGGAAAAGTGCGTGATGATGTTGGTGGAGCAAAGTTGAACTTTGAGCTGGAGGTCTGTCGAGTGCCGCACCTTGATGTAGTGGGCATACGCCGCAAGCGTCTCAAGGGTGATGCTTGGATCTACAagcgtgtgtgtgaggaagtgtTGCGTTTGGCTCAGAATTCCTCAGCAGCTACCCCTAACACCTCTCATGGAATCCCAAAGAGCACCATTGGAACACCAGTTGTTACTTAA